A stretch of DNA from bacterium:
GTAGGCGATCTCCTCCGGCGCGATGCGGGCGAGGGCGTCTTTCAGATCTTGTATTACGCCGGGTTCAAATTCGATTGTCGTGATCGAGGCGGTCGAGCCCGGAACCGAAACCGTAAAAATTCCCGCGCGCATCCCGCTTTGATTAATTGCACCTTCCACCTCGCCCGAAATGTCGTGGACATCGGAAAACCCTTGCGCATGCACAATAAAACTGTGTGAAAAACAGGCCACCCTCGTTCTCCTTCCTGCCGATACCGGCACAACCCCTGTGAAACGGTTCACACTCCGGCAATTTTCATCTCACGCTTTCGGATCATAATGTGAAGTCTGACACAGTGAAGAGTGGCTATTTTTGTTTATACTCAATCCATGTGACGCATACACTCCATCCACCTGGATCATTGGGAGCCCGCCAATGAATACGGCAGATTTGAAATCGCGCGTTTCCGGGATCCTCGATTCGCTCTTGCCGCGTCTCTACCAGATATCCGACCACATTTTTCAAAACCCCGAAATCGGCTACGAGGAAGAGAACGCCTCCGCCTGGCTGACGAGCTTTCTCGAAGACAACGGCTTTTCCGTCGAGCGCGGCGCCGGCGGCATTTCCACCGCCTTCAAGGCGCGAGCGAGCGGCATCGAGGCCGGCCCGTCGATCGGCATCATCAGCGAGTACGATGCGCTTCCCGGTCTCGGACACGCCTGCGGCCACAACGTCATCGCCACCATGGGCATCGGT
This window harbors:
- a CDS encoding secondary thiamine-phosphate synthase enzyme YjbQ, with product MACFSHSFIVHAQGFSDVHDISGEVEGAINQSGMRAGIFTVSVPGSTASITTIEFEPGVIQDLKDALARIAPEEIAYAHDARWGDGNGFAHVRAALMGPGVALPFQEGAPVTGTWQQIVLVDFDNRPRERRVEVQLVGE